From a region of the Candidatus Eremiobacteraceae bacterium genome:
- a CDS encoding DNA repair protein RecO C-terminal domain-containing protein — protein sequence MKSYSVEAVVLRLRPLGEADRILTLFSRERGKLHAVAKGSRKTGSRFGARLDFFNRVWLSLHSGRSLDVVTGARSIPGPRMERSNSFDRPQPSVWERLVEPDAFALASYAAEIVDALCEPDLAVPDIFDLLCELRDAIGAGVQPAALAPAVDLRLLGAFGLAPELDACARCGTPLGNRPLAGGRARLSPASGGLICARCSIEDSAIGSGASGQTYSVSSGELALLRVLRAAPLRSLQDIPDVAQVRRLTRPFVEYQLGRRSRALSIDDSQRQRRRSSKSASR from the coding sequence ATGAAATCATACTCCGTCGAAGCCGTCGTGCTCCGTCTGCGCCCGCTGGGCGAGGCGGATCGCATACTCACGCTCTTCTCTCGCGAGCGCGGCAAGCTCCATGCCGTCGCCAAAGGGTCGCGCAAGACCGGCAGCCGTTTCGGCGCGCGGCTCGATTTCTTCAACCGCGTGTGGCTGTCGCTGCATAGCGGCCGCAGTCTCGACGTCGTGACCGGCGCCCGCTCTATCCCCGGTCCGCGCATGGAGCGGTCGAATTCATTCGACCGCCCACAACCCAGCGTCTGGGAGCGCCTCGTCGAACCCGACGCATTCGCGTTGGCCTCGTATGCCGCAGAGATCGTCGACGCGTTGTGCGAGCCGGATCTCGCCGTGCCGGACATCTTCGATCTGCTCTGCGAATTGCGCGACGCGATCGGCGCGGGCGTGCAGCCCGCTGCGCTCGCACCTGCGGTGGATCTGCGCCTGCTTGGCGCTTTTGGGCTCGCGCCCGAGCTTGACGCGTGCGCGCGGTGCGGCACGCCGCTGGGCAACCGCCCGCTCGCGGGCGGACGCGCGCGTCTATCCCCGGCATCGGGCGGCCTGATATGCGCGCGCTGCAGCATCGAGGACTCTGCGATAGGCTCGGGCGCCTCGGGTCAGACCTATTCGGTGAGCAGCGGCGAACTGGCCCTTTTGCGCGTGCTGCGCGCCGCGCCGCTGCGCTCGCTCCAAGACATCCCCGACGTCGCGCAGGTGCGCCGGCTTACCAGGCCGTTCGTCGAGTATCAGCTTGGGCGCCGCTCGAGGGCGCTCTCGATCGACGACTCGCAGCGGCAGCGGCGTCGGTCTTCGAAGAGCGCATCGCGATGA